In the genome of Betaproteobacteria bacterium, the window GCCTCGGACCAGGGAAACGGAAGGAGCGCCGCGCGCTGTGCGGCGAGCACTGCACCCACCCCGAGCAACATCAGGCCACGCACCGTGAACGACACCGGAATGTGACAGATGCCGATCAGGAGCAACCCGATCCCCACGAGCCACGCCCCGTTCTCGAACCCGAGCACCAGCGCAATGCCGCTGAAGCTCAGTCCGGCAAAGAAGGTGAGCCGGTAGCGCAAAGGAAGCAACGCGTGAACGACGAAGCCGCCGAAAGCGAGCGCGGCGAGGCGAAGAAACGCAGCGTTCTCTATCTGGTACTGACGCAATAACAGCATCAGCAGCGCCAGCTCGAAGACGATCAACAGGAGTGGTACCACTCCTATGCCGTCCCGGCTCCGCGTTTCTTCCTCATTTCCAGCGAGAGCGCTCATTCCTTTTCCTTTTCCTTTTCCTCTTCTTCTTGTCCGAACTTTGTCAGCGTCCGGTTGATCCGTTCCGACGAATAGTTCACTGCGCCCATTCGAAAATGGGCCGGCGCCTGACTGTTACAATTCGGCCATCCCATTCGTCGAGTCAGGACAGATGGCTTTCGACTCCTGTCCCCCACGAAAAACATCGGCCGGTCTTGCCCGAGCCTCGTTGTGCGCCTGGCTGCTGATGTCGTTCTTGTGCGCGTCGTCATCAGCCCAGGCACCCTCCGGCTTGCCCGACAGCGTGGCAAGAATCAAGCCATCCATTGTAGGCGTCGGCACCTACCAAAAAACGCGCAACCCTTCCGCGGTTTTCAGCGGCACCGGCTTCGTTGTCGCCGACGGGCGCCACGTCGTCACCAATGCGCACGTTCTGCCCCGCGAGACCAATACCGCGCAACACGAGACTTTGATAGTGCTCGTTGGCGGAGCCGACGAAGCGAATGCGCGCGCTGCGAATGTAGTTGCGGTCGATCGCGCGCACGACCTCGCCTTGCTGCGCATCTCCGGGGAGCCCCTGCCGGCGCTGCGGATCGGCGACTCGGAGACGGTCCGCGAAGGGCAGCAGCTGGCTTTCACCGGGTTTCCCATCGGAATGGCCCTGGGCTTGTATCCCGCGACGCATCGCGCCACGTTGGCTGCGCTCGTGCCAATTGCTCGCGCCGGTGTTACAGCGCGACAATTGAATCCCAAAATGATCAAACGGCTGCGCGACTCTGCTTACGTTGTTTTCCAATTGGATGCCACTGCCTATCCGGGCAACAGCGGCAGTCCGCTATTCGATCCGGCGACGGCTGAAGTTTACGGAATCATCAACAGCGTTTACATACAGGGAACCCGGGAACAGGTCATCACCCGGCCGAGTGGAATCACCTATGCGATTCCATCCATCCATATCAGTAACCTGCTGGAGCAATCCAACCTTGCCGCATCTCCCTGAAGTCAGGCTGAACGAAAGCTTGGAAAGACGGGATCGATGTGCTCCGCCGGCCGCGCCTGGCCCGACGGCGCAAGCCGCATCAGCTCCGCGCCGATGCTGCCGGTCAGACGTCCCACCAGCGAAGCGAGATCGGACATCCGTATCCCTTGCCGGGCAAGGAACGCGGCATACGTGAAATGCAATGCGCGGGCGGTTACGGTCTCCGGGTGCCTCAGCCCCGCGTCGTGCGCGATGCACGCAAGCTCCGCATCGATCGCAGCCTCGTCCAGAGGATCCCCGAGGCCGTCGGTCACAATGAACTTGTCGCCGGCGCCTTCACTCTGTTGACCGGCCCTGTTCGTGAGCACCTGACGAAAGGGATGGATGAGTCGCAACCGGCGCGCCGATGGCCCGGGGATGTCGACCGCGCCATGCTCGAAATCGACATCCTTCCACCGCAGCATCGACAGTTCATCGGGGCCGATGCCGGCGAACAGCGCGGCCAGGATCAGATGTCCATCGGCGGAAGCGGCGCTCCAGAGCGTCGATATGTCTGCCGGCGGAACCTCCACGCCGGACCGCGGCAGCGCTGTGCCGAGCAGGCCCGCGGGCATGGCGGACGGCGCTGCGATCGCTGCAGCGCCTGCGCCCATCGGCTGAAGCATCGGATATGCAATCTGGATGATCGGTTGTGAACCCGCGGACTCCAGCGGCTGCTGGGGATCCCGGCGCAGGTAATCCAGCACCCAGACCGCGGCGATGGCCAGCGCCAGGCCGGCACCGAGCGCGATAGCGGCATCGCGTGTGTAATCGGGTGCAATGGGGCGATCATCGGCATAGGGCGCGGTCAGCACGCGGATGCGCACCGCCGACGGTTTGCGCGCGGCCTCCAGCTTTCTGAGCCTTTCGGCCGCGAGCCTGTTCGTCTCCTGCAACTGATCCAGGTCGAATGCCATGCGCTTGAGCTCGACGAAGCGCACCGCGAAGGCCTGGCTTTCCTTCTTGATCGAGTCGGCCTGGTCCCGCATTTTCTGCGTTGCGCGCTGCGCGCCCGCGAACTCCTCCTGTGCTTCTGCCAGAGCGGACTTCTGACTGCGCTCCTTCTCCATCTCGATCTGCTGCTCGACCCGGGCGGTATTGGCCTTCAGCGCCTTGTACTTGGGGTCCATGGCGAGGTACTGCGCCGTGAAGTCGTGCTCCAGATCCTTTGCCCGTTCGCGCAGGTCCACCGCGCGCATCTCCAGGGTTGCGATCGCAGTCTTGTCCGCCGCCCGTACGAACCCCTTTCCCTGGGCGATGCTTTCGTTGACCGCCTTCAGCTTCGCTTCGGCGTTTACTTCCCGGGTGGCTGCATCGTTCAAGGCGTTGTACAAGCCCTTGAGCCGTGCCGCACCCGGATTCTCCTCGCGCTCGATGGACAGGATGCCGTGCTGGCGACGGAAACCCTCCATCTCCTTGCGCTTGTCCTCGATGGCCTTCTTCGCGACCTTCACCGC includes:
- a CDS encoding trypsin-like serine protease; the encoded protein is MSFLCASSSAQAPSGLPDSVARIKPSIVGVGTYQKTRNPSAVFSGTGFVVADGRHVVTNAHVLPRETNTAQHETLIVLVGGADEANARAANVVAVDRAHDLALLRISGEPLPALRIGDSETVREGQQLAFTGFPIGMALGLYPATHRATLAALVPIARAGVTARQLNPKMIKRLRDSAYVVFQLDATAYPGNSGSPLFDPATAEVYGIINSVYIQGTREQVITRPSGITYAIPSIHISNLLEQSNLAASP